The following nucleotide sequence is from Nautilia sp. PV-1.
ACTATCGAAGAGCTTAAAAAAACAGGCCATCCTGTAGCATTCGTAGGTGACGTTGTAGGTACCGGAAGTTCAAGAAAATCTGCAGCAAACTCTGTAATCTGGCACATCGGTGAAGAAATCCCTTACGTTCCGAACAAAAAAAGAGGCGGTATCGTAATCGGCGGTGTTATCGCACCTATTTTCTTCAACACGTGTGAAGATGCGGGAGCGCTTCCAATCGAAGCACCTGTTGAAAACCTTGAAACAGGCGATGTTATCGAAATCAGACCGTATGAAGGCAAAATCCTTAAAAACGGTGAAGTTGTTAGTGAATTTAAACTTAAACCAAACACTCTACCTGATGAAGTACAAGCAGGCGGTAGGGTTCCGCTAATCATCGGTAAAAACCTGACTAAAAAAGCAAGAGAATCACTTGGTTTAAATCCTGATACAGATATTTTCACAAAACCAGAACAGCCGGAAGACAAAAAAGGTGTAGGTTATACGCTTGCTCAAAAAATCATCGGTAAAGCATGCGGAATGGAAGGCGTTAGACCGGGTATGTATGTTGAACCTACATGTGCGACAGTAGGTAGCCAGGATACTACAGGCGCAATGACAAGAGACGAAATCAAAGAGCTTGCGGCACTTGGATTTAATGCAGACCTAGTAATGCAGAGTTTCTGTCACACAGCAGCTTATCCAAAACCTGCGGATATCAAACTGCACCACACTCTTCCTGCGTTTATTACAAGCAGAGGCGGTGTTGCACTAAGACCGGGAGACGGTGTTATCCACTCATGGCTTAATAGAATGATTCTTCCTGATACATTAGGAACAGGTGGGGACTCACATACAAGATTCCCTATGGGTATTTCATTCCCTGCAGGTTCAGGGCTAGTGGCGTTTGCCGCTGTTACAGGAAGTATGCCTCTGAATGTTCCTGAAAGCGTTCTTGTAAGATTCAAAGGTGAACTTCAGCCTGGTATCACTCTAAGAGACCTTGTTAACGCAATTCCATACTTTGCAATCAAACAAGGGCTTCTAACGGTTGAAAAGAAAAACAAAAAGAACGTATTCAACGGTAGAATCCTTGAAATTGAAGGTGACATCATCAGAAACCTTACAATCGAGCAAGCATTCGAACTTGCCGACGCTAGTGCTGAGAGAAGTGCGGCTGCATGTACTGTAGACGTAAGTGAAGATCAGGTTGCTGAGTACCTAAAATCAAACATCAAACTTCTTGAAGCTATGATTGAAGCCGGATATGAAGATAAAAGAACAATCCAAAGAAGAATTGACAAAATGAAAGAATGGTTAGATAACCCAACTCTTCTAAGAGCGGACAAAGACGCAGAATATGCGGCTGTTATCGAAATCGACCTTAATGAAATCAAAGAACCGATCGTTGCGTGTCCGAACGATCCGGATGACGTTGCAACAATTTCTGAAGTACTTGCAGACAGCAACAGACCTCACAAAATCGACGAAGTATTTATCGGAAGCTGTATGACAAACATCGGTCACTACAGAGCTGCAGGTGAAATCCTGCAAGGTGAAGGTCAGGTGCCTACAAGACTTTGGATCGCACCTCCTACAAAAATGGATAAAGAACAGCTGACAGAAGAAGGATATTACTCAATCTTCGGTCAGGCGGGTGCAAGAATCGAAATCCCTGGATGTTCATTATGTATGGGTAACCAGGCTAGAGTTGCGGATAACGCAAACGTATTCTCAACATCAACAAGAAACTTTGATAATAGACTCGGAAAAGGTGCAAAAGTTTACCTCGGAAGTGCTGAGCTTGCAGCGGTAACAGCAATGCTTGGAAGAATTCCTACTAAAGAAGAATACCTTGAAATCGTAGAGAAAAAACTTGCAGGTAAAGAAGATAAAGTTTACAAATACCTATACTTCCATCAAATGCCGGAAGATTACGTAAGAAAAATGCTAAGCTTAACGCTTCAGTAATTTCTCTTCCTTTTTTTATTTATGATATCAATCCAATATGTAATGTTTAGCAAATTATCCAGTAAAGTGACAGACACCTAAACAAGTTGTATTAAACTGATAATTAATTATTTATTTTACGAAGTTTTAATCTCATTATCGCAATATGTAACATTTAGCGCCAAATACCTGAAAAAGAAAAATAAACCAATAAGTCCTACATATACCAATATAATTTTTAACGCCTTGTGAGTTGTAGTAGCGATAAGAAGTTCTCTGATAAAAAATATAATTGAAGCATCCACCATAAAGCGTATTTTAATCCTCTGTTTTTTAAAAAACACAAAAAGCATCTGCATAACTTCTATAATAACCATAAGTTCAAGTATTAAAGCCAGCACATCATAAAAATCCAGTTTAAATACAAAAATAAATCCAAATACAATAAAAGCCGAAATTATTTCAAAATATTCTTTAATTATTTTCATAAACTCCCTTTTTAAGGGAATTATGACTAATAATTATTACATATTAGTAACAACAAAATATTGAATAAAACCTAT
It contains:
- the acnB gene encoding bifunctional aconitate hydratase 2/2-methylisocitrate dehydratase — its product is MSFIEEYKKHTEERAKLGIPPLPLTAEQTAELVELLKQVPIVEEEYLMDLFLNHINPGVDDAAYVKAAFLNDIVQGKTSSPVISKKRAVEILGTMLGGYNVKPLIDALSHEDEEVAKTAANQLKNTLLVYDAFHDVEDLAKAGNKYAKEVLESWANAEWFTTKPKLPESIKAVVFKVPGETNTDDLSPASEAFTRSDIPLHATSMLKAKMPNALETIEELKKTGHPVAFVGDVVGTGSSRKSAANSVIWHIGEEIPYVPNKKRGGIVIGGVIAPIFFNTCEDAGALPIEAPVENLETGDVIEIRPYEGKILKNGEVVSEFKLKPNTLPDEVQAGGRVPLIIGKNLTKKARESLGLNPDTDIFTKPEQPEDKKGVGYTLAQKIIGKACGMEGVRPGMYVEPTCATVGSQDTTGAMTRDEIKELAALGFNADLVMQSFCHTAAYPKPADIKLHHTLPAFITSRGGVALRPGDGVIHSWLNRMILPDTLGTGGDSHTRFPMGISFPAGSGLVAFAAVTGSMPLNVPESVLVRFKGELQPGITLRDLVNAIPYFAIKQGLLTVEKKNKKNVFNGRILEIEGDIIRNLTIEQAFELADASAERSAAACTVDVSEDQVAEYLKSNIKLLEAMIEAGYEDKRTIQRRIDKMKEWLDNPTLLRADKDAEYAAVIEIDLNEIKEPIVACPNDPDDVATISEVLADSNRPHKIDEVFIGSCMTNIGHYRAAGEILQGEGQVPTRLWIAPPTKMDKEQLTEEGYYSIFGQAGARIEIPGCSLCMGNQARVADNANVFSTSTRNFDNRLGKGAKVYLGSAELAAVTAMLGRIPTKEEYLEIVEKKLAGKEDKVYKYLYFHQMPEDYVRKMLSLTLQ
- a CDS encoding phosphate-starvation-inducible PsiE family protein, which gives rise to MKIIKEYFEIISAFIVFGFIFVFKLDFYDVLALILELMVIIEVMQMLFVFFKKQRIKIRFMVDASIIFFIRELLIATTTHKALKIILVYVGLIGLFFFFRYLALNVTYCDNEIKTS